Part of the Clostridium sporogenes genome, TTTAAAAGAAGAAAATATAGAAGTAGATTTTAAGGAATCCTATATGTTTTCAGATTCTCTAGCGGATTTACCTTTATTTAAATTAGTAGGAAAGCCTTATCTTATAAATGCAAAAAAGAAGTACAATAATATAGAAGTACTTAATTGGAAGTAGAGTAAATGAATTTACTAACTGTGAGTTTTAATTGAAGCTAATTTAAGTGCTTTACAATATTAATACACAATATAAGAATTGTGATGTTTACAGTAAATGGGGGATGTATGTTAATGGAATGTTTTAACGAATTTTTTATAGAAAATGAGAAAATAAAAGAAAGAGATTCATTTGAGGAAAGTTTCCTTAAAGAGGGAAAATCTCTATATGAAGTTATAAGGATAATAGGTGGAGCACCTTTGTTTTTAAAAAGCCATTTAGAAAGATTTTATAACTCTGCAAAATTAGAAGGACTAAATTTATGGTTAGATGAAGAAGAAATAAAAGAAAAGATAAATAGACTTATAGAAATAAATAAAGTATCTATAGGCAATATAAAACTAGTATTTAATTTTAATAAGGGAAAGAATAATAACTTTTTATGCTATTTTTTAAAACATAATTATCCAGAGGACATAGAGTATAAAAGGGGAGTAAAAACTATACTTTATCATGGAGAGAGAGAGAATCCAAATGCAAAGGTTATAAATATGGATTTTAGAAAAATTGTAGGAGAAAAGATAAAGGAAGAGAAAGCTTATGAAGCAATACTAGTAGATAGAAATGGATACATAACAGAGGGTAGTAAATCTAATATATTTATGATAAAAGATGGTAAAGTAATAACAGCGCCTATAGAAAAGGTATTACCAGGAATAACAAGACAAAATATAATAGATGTATGTAAAAATCTAAATTTGCAGGTTGAAGAAGAAAAAGTACATTATAAAGATATAGACAAATTAGATGGGCTATTTATATCAGGTACATCACCAAAGGTCTTACCAATAAAATCTGTAGATGAAATAGAATTCAAATCTTCAAAGAATAAATTAATACTAAGTATTATGGAGGGTTATAATAAAGCAATAGAGGAAGATATAAAAGGTTATAAAAGTAAAGAATAATCATTTTAAAAATCAAATGGATATGGCGGTGTAATTTTATAAGGCAGATAGCACAGCAAATTTATTGATACATTGACAAAATATTGGATAAAAAATATAATTTTATATTATGATATAAAAATTATTTCTAAAAACTTTTAAATAGAAAAATTAATAAATTTTATAATTATAACATAGAGGTAGGAGTAGAAGATTTAATATTATGTTAAATATAAGTTTGGAAAGAAAAAGGTTTGGAGTGTTAAGATTTGGAGAACTATATAGTAAAAAAGGTTCTTAATAATAATGTAATAATAGCTAATTGGCAAGAAGAGGATGCAATACTAGTCGGTAAAGGTATAGGATTTAATTCTAAAAAGGGAGAAACTCTTTCTAAGGATAAAATAGAAAAAGTATATATAAAGACCACCTCAAAAATGTCAGAAAACTATAATAAAGTTTTAGATAATATAGATAATAGAATAGTAGGTATTTCCGAAGAAATAATAAATTTTTCAGAAAAGGCTTTAAATACAAAATTAAATGAAGGAGTTCATATTTCTTTGCCAGACCATATAAATTTTGCATTAAGAAGAATAGAAAAGGGGATAAATATAGAAAACCCTTTTTTAGAAGAACTAGGCATAATTTATCCAAAGGAATATGAAATAGCTATGAAGGCTCTTAATATGATAAATGATAGATTAAAGGTTAACCTTCCAAAGGATGAAGCAGGATTTATATGTCTTCATATAAGAGCAGGTATTACAAAGCAGCAGGTTTCAGAATCCCTAGCCTATACTAAAAAGATAAGCAGAGTAATGGAACTTATATCTAAATTAAAAGGAAAGCCTTTAGATAAAAATTCTCTTTCTTATGTAAGAACTTTGACTCATTTAAATTTTATGATAGAAAGAGTTAAAGAAAATAAAACTATAAAAAATGAGCTATTAGATAGTATAAAAGAAGAAATGAAAAGTGAGTTTGGTATTGCCATTAAAGTAGCCATGCTTATAGAAAAATTATTTGAAATAAAAATACCAGAGGACGAAATAGGATATATCGCATTACATTTAAAAAGGATAGGGCAATATTAAGGTATATTAAATATATAAACTAAAGAACCTTGCTTTTGCAAGGTTTTTAAAGTATAAGCTAGCTTAAAGGTGGTGTGCAAAATTGAAAAATATTTTAACTGTTCTTCAGAGGGTAGGAAAATCTTTAATGTTACCTGTATCCGTATTACCTGCAGCAGCTCTACTTTTAAGATTAGGGTATCCAGATCTTTTAAATAATATATATATGTTAAAAGCGGGAGATGCTATATTTAGTAATCTTCCATTAATATTTGCTATAGGAGTGGCTATAGGCCTTTCGGAGGGGGAAGGAATAGCAGCTTTGGCTGCTATAGTAGGGCAATTAATATTGCAAGGCATATTGGATGTTGGAAGTTCAAAGGCTGCTAAAGAAGCGGCTATAAAAATAGCTGCCCAAAGAAATATGACATTAGAAAGTTTTATGAATAGTAAATTTTATGATGATATATTAAGAAGTACCAATATAGATTTAGGTGTTTTTGGTGGAATAATAATAGGAATTATAGCTGCAATTATATACAATAAGTATAAAAACATAAAGTTACCAAGTACCATAGGTTTTTTTGGAGGAAAACGCTTTGTGCTTATTCTTACAGCTATAATTTCCTTTATGTTTGGAATGATTAATGTGGCAATATGGCCAGAAGTACAAAAAAATATTGATACTTTTGCTAGATTTGTGAGCCATTCTCCTTTAGGACCAGGTTTTTATGCAGCAGGAAAAAGACTTTTAATTCCACTAGGACTTCACCATATATACTATCCACCTTTTTTATATCAATTTGGTAGTTATGTAGATCCTAGTGGAATTAAATATTTTGGGGATTTCTCAAGGTATTTTCATGGAGATCCTACAGCAGGAATTTTTATGGCTTCAGAGTTTCCTATATTAATGTTTGGCCTTCCAGGAGCAGCTATAGCTATGATTTGTGCTGCAGAAAAAGACAATAGAAAGAAAGTTCTTAGCATAATGCTGTCTGCAGCTTTAGTGTCTTTTTTTACAGGGATTACAGAACCTATAGAATTTGCCTTTATATTTGTAGCTCCTATACTTTTTATTTTTCATGTTTTAGCAGCTTTTACATCAGGTATAGTAACTAGTATTTTTAATATAAGACTTGGTTA contains:
- a CDS encoding aminotransferase class IV; amino-acid sequence: MECFNEFFIENEKIKERDSFEESFLKEGKSLYEVIRIIGGAPLFLKSHLERFYNSAKLEGLNLWLDEEEIKEKINRLIEINKVSIGNIKLVFNFNKGKNNNFLCYFLKHNYPEDIEYKRGVKTILYHGERENPNAKVINMDFRKIVGEKIKEEKAYEAILVDRNGYITEGSKSNIFMIKDGKVITAPIEKVLPGITRQNIIDVCKNLNLQVEEEKVHYKDIDKLDGLFISGTSPKVLPIKSVDEIEFKSSKNKLILSIMEGYNKAIEEDIKGYKSKE
- a CDS encoding PRD domain-containing protein; this encodes MENYIVKKVLNNNVIIANWQEEDAILVGKGIGFNSKKGETLSKDKIEKVYIKTTSKMSENYNKVLDNIDNRIVGISEEIINFSEKALNTKLNEGVHISLPDHINFALRRIEKGINIENPFLEELGIIYPKEYEIAMKALNMINDRLKVNLPKDEAGFICLHIRAGITKQQVSESLAYTKKISRVMELISKLKGKPLDKNSLSYVRTLTHLNFMIERVKENKTIKNELLDSIKEEMKSEFGIAIKVAMLIEKLFEIKIPEDEIGYIALHLKRIGQY
- a CDS encoding glucose PTS transporter subunit IIA translates to MKNILTVLQRVGKSLMLPVSVLPAAALLLRLGYPDLLNNIYMLKAGDAIFSNLPLIFAIGVAIGLSEGEGIAALAAIVGQLILQGILDVGSSKAAKEAAIKIAAQRNMTLESFMNSKFYDDILRSTNIDLGVFGGIIIGIIAAIIYNKYKNIKLPSTIGFFGGKRFVLILTAIISFMFGMINVAIWPEVQKNIDTFARFVSHSPLGPGFYAAGKRLLIPLGLHHIYYPPFLYQFGSYVDPSGIKYFGDFSRYFHGDPTAGIFMASEFPILMFGLPGAAIAMICAAEKDNRKKVLSIMLSAALVSFFTGITEPIEFAFIFVAPILFIFHVLAAFTSGIVTSIFNIRLGYTFSASFIDYILGYKFSGNGLLIFPIGIFYFLLYFIVFYYLIIKKDIKTLGREGTVLKENKEIKSNEKAALILEALGGEKNIINLDCCITRLRVALKDEKKLDRAYLEKINLLGIVQTGKVVQIILGTEAENIKYSIEQIIKKGMNPKEIIEYERSLKLMNPMEGEIVSLEQVPDEVFSEKVLGDGFAIKPYRNKVYSPFDGTIKFLFPSNHALVIETKEGLEVLIHIGIDTVNLNGEGFKVYIKEKEKVKNGQLLVSYDKEFLEGKVRSLISPIVITNLKEDSGIKIEYGYKKEKEIVAYIKN